One window from the genome of Terrimicrobium sacchariphilum encodes:
- the kdpC gene encoding potassium-transporting ATPase subunit KdpC: protein MKTILTDYLVSLRAIVVFTVLTGLAYPLAMTGVAQALFPHAANGSLVGPATQPAGSALLAQKFTAPKYFWPRPSASDYGTVPSGASNQGFTSAKLAAGVEERRAAIGPNAPSDLLYASGSGLDPHISPEAAEYQVARVAAARQLPPEAIRRVVATATEGPQFGFLGQSRVNVLVLNRALDALR, encoded by the coding sequence ATGAAAACCATCCTCACTGATTATCTCGTCTCGCTCCGGGCCATCGTGGTCTTCACTGTGCTCACCGGCCTCGCCTACCCGCTGGCCATGACCGGCGTTGCCCAGGCGCTCTTTCCGCACGCAGCGAATGGCAGCCTCGTCGGCCCCGCCACGCAGCCAGCCGGGTCGGCGCTGCTCGCGCAGAAATTCACCGCGCCGAAATACTTCTGGCCGCGTCCGTCGGCCTCCGATTACGGAACCGTGCCCTCCGGGGCCAGCAACCAGGGGTTCACCAGCGCGAAGCTGGCGGCAGGCGTGGAGGAGCGCCGCGCCGCCATCGGGCCCAACGCGCCGTCAGACCTTCTCTACGCCTCGGGCAGCGGGCTGGACCCGCACATTTCCCCCGAGGCGGCAGAGTATCAGGTTGCGCGTGTGGCTGCCGCCCGCCAGCTCCCGCCGGAGGCCATCCGGCGCGTCGTCGCGACGGCCACCGAAGGCCCGCAGTTCGGCTTCCTCGGTCAGTCGCGGGTGAATGTTTTGGTGCTGAATCGCGCGCTGGATGCGCTAAGATAG